In a single window of the Falco rusticolus isolate bFalRus1 chromosome 11, bFalRus1.pri, whole genome shotgun sequence genome:
- the KIAA1614 gene encoding uncharacterized protein KIAA1614 homolog isoform X1, translating into MARRLSSLALGCLGSVLLFCSLKSLHPLLQSIFLQKRAQCLEIALSLLLLTPAASQRFNPGCSSLPGWRQEPGCPCFGTSPVELSPAQWGQHLRGAFHASSPGRGAGVPLRDSTELQLKAAAGAGPGHPWPPQHPCCPPGTAPPAPPAPSRCRSGGHMEGGSPAETRRVPRPPRQHGQSGGRSPALPEPPDRPRGPHAVLESKVKALKEKRGSSRSGTPAAPPERPSPKKSRPRRGKPGADAAAVEPRAQLRTYLTDGLLDGGEPVAGGPPAPAPRTGTPGLWRVPSPRGDVPGGTELPRDKGSGSRGSASPHDRPPLEEEARTLPRDQEGPSVSPTVAEGWESLSLAERVERNRRLLQEVLGLAAPEVPASDGDWDSGVSLQDTEGCRAFVPGQELELSPRHEQAKQLLQRARMKARTNPLRASHDILLLPAATAIPHPREPGGRPSIAPRDGGSLSDSSSGDSSCGQPRRPRGPSPSRVRFEDESARDAEVRYLERLQLRHRRALGSALGSLEPARGRQPGDGAGQPKAQSGDLVAGGKCSACGSFLGAAGGQGTDTPVATTVAESSPAAQGSVPGDSGGPSAARLEPKTRALGPRGSPLWILPSRQHIHTEKIKETYIGDVTYIDEVDSALESTDTSDGCRTDSEEGGPHSPHLRGHRDPRLHGHRAPCAPPQLEARAGKGASAASGDPRAGDGGSGGATSRTGAVCPPLPGRAGSQEDGDPPQHPTGSKGVGNATRTPQQPSEPLDPSSQLGAGTPTSGIHLPAPPPTKKACSQVPCRKALFSSGSRRASSQGSRGPERDAGSAAPCQPGGTVGPGERRGPCSPRWLPGSPLRALSTNNCNNTHGPDPPGTGRGAPSQSITSPIALTPQEAARPPGGAARTPGVQQQPQPAGSAARGHVVDGRHPSPSREPGRPASRKGSSASASGLKKLLCSLSQSTKQRLGRFRCYSMEQLPAPSSVPQDGPGVKKSPSLQSLQLVSPFCQPQKAASVQSLHPLLGKAPRASAYLLPQPAADRKGGSGPRRSLSVEDIGAPGRLHAVGRVVEVFPDGTSQLELQRPPHGAFGFCVTSGHGRPDTGVYVQEMADAGTAKLYAGLLGVGDEILQVNGAAVSGLGLARIRELLLQADTLSLRVLRHRPARR; encoded by the exons ATGGCCAGGAGGCTGAGTAGCCTGGCTCTGGGTTGTCTGGGatctgtgcttttattttgctctctTAAATCTCTTCATCCTCTCTTGCAATCAATCTTCCTCCAGAAGAGAGCCCAGTGCCTTGAAATCGCTCTGAGCCTGTTGCTGCTCACACCAGCCGCTTCCCAGAGATTTAATCCCGGttgcagctccctgcctggctggcggcaggagcccggctgccctTGCTTTGGCACCTCACCGGTCGAGTTGTCCCCAGCTCAATGGGGACAACATCTCCGCGGTGCGTTTCACGcctccagcccaggcagaggagctggggtCCCTCTCCGGGACAGCACGGAG CTGCAGCTTAAAGCGGCAGCTGGAGCGGGACCGGGACACCCATGGCCCCCGCAGcacccctgctgccccccggggacggcacccccagcacccccag ccccctcccgATGCCGCTCCGGGG GACACATGGAGGGGGGCTCTCCTGCTGAGACACGGCGGGTGCCGCGGCCCCCCAGGCAGCACGGCCAGAGCGGCGGCCggagccctgccctgccggaGCCCCCTGATCGCCCCCGTGGCCCCCACGCCGTCCTGGAGAGCAAGGTGAAGGCACTGAAGGAGAAGCGGGGGAGCAGTCGGTCAGGgacccccgcagccccccctgAGCGCCCCTCACCCAAGAAGtcccggccgcggcgggggaAGCCGGGGGCAGATGCAGCGGCGGTGGAGCCACGGGCTCAGCTCCGCACCTACCTGACGGATGGGCTGCTGGATGGCGGGGAGCCCGTGGCCGgtggccccccagccccggcaccccGCACTGGTACCCCGGGGCTCTGGCGGGTGCCGTCACCCAGGGGAGATGTGCCAGGAGGCACTGAGCTCCCCCGGGACAAGGGCAGTGGGTCCCggggctctgcctccccccaTGACAGACCTCCCCTGGAAGAAGAGGCACGAACCCTGCCAAGGGACCAGGAGGGTCCCTCCGTGTCCCCCACCgtggcagagggctgggagagcCTCTCGCTGGCCGAACGGGTGGAGAGGAACCGgcggctgctgcaggaggtgctgggcCTCGCCGCTCCCG AGGTGCCAGCCAGTGACGGGGACTGGGACTCGGGGGTCTCGCTGCAGGACACCGAGGGCTGCAG GGCCTTTGTCCCCGGGCAGGAGCTCGAGCTGAGCCCGCGGCATGAGCAggccaagcagctgctgcaacGCGCCCGCATGAAGGCTCGGACGAACCCCCTGCGCGCCAGCCACgacatcctcctcctccccgcagCCACCGCCATCCCGCACCCCAG GGAGCCAGGCGGGAGGCCGAGCATCGCCCCGCGGGACGGCGGGAGCCTGAGCGACTCGTCGAGTGGGGACTCGAGCTGCGGGCAgccgcggcggccgcggggaCCATCCCCGTCCCGCGTCCGCTTCGAGGATGAGTCGGCCCGTGACGCCGAGGTGCGGTACCTGGAGCGGCTGCAGCTGCGGCACCGGCGGGCGCTGGGCTCGGCGCTGGGCTCGCTGGAGCCGgccaggggcaggcagccaggggaCGGGGCTGGACAGCCCAAAGCCCAGAGCGGCGACCTCGTGGCAGGCGGCAAGTGCAGCGCCTGCGGCTCCttcctgggtgctgctggcggCCAGGGCACAGACACACCGGTGGCCACCACTGTGGCCGAAAGCAGCCCTGCGGCACAAGGAAGCGTCCCAGGGGACAGCGGGGGGCCGAGTGCTGCCCGGCTGGAACCCAAAACCAGGGCTCTGGGCCCCCGGGGGTCCCCACTGTGGATCCTCCCCTCCCGGCAGCACATCCACACCGAGAAGATCAAGGAGACGTACATCGGGGACGTCACTTACATCGACGAGGTGGACTCAGCCCTGGAGAGCACCGACACCTCCGACGGCTGCCGGACAGACAGCGAGGAGGGaggaccccacagcccccacctGCGGGGGCACCGGGACCCCCGGCTTCACGGGCACAGggccccctgtgcccccccgcAGCTGGAGGCGAGGGCCGGGAAAGGGGCAAGTGCAGCCAGCGGTGACCCCCGTGCGGGGGATGGGGGCTCTGGTGGTGCCACGAGCCGGACGGGGGCTGTTTGCCCCCCACTGCCAGGGAGAGCCGGTAGCCAGGAGGACGGGGAtcccccccagcatcccacgGGAAGCAAGGGGGTGGGAAACGCCACTCGtaccccacagcagcccagtgAGCCCCTGGACCCCTCCTCGCAGCTGGGGGCCGGCACCCCCACGTCGGGCATCCacctccccgctccccctcccACCAAAAAGGCCTGCTCCCAGGTGCCTTGCAGGAAAGCCCTCTTCTCCAGTGGCAGCCGCCGGGCGTCGAGCCAAGGAAGCCGGGGCCCAGAGCGGGATGCTGGGAGCGCTGCGCCCTGCCAGCCCGGGGGCACGGTggggccgggggagcggcggggtccctgcagccccaggtgGCTCCCAGGGAGCCCCCTCCGTGCCTTGTCCACCAACAACTGCAACAACACCCACGGGCCAGACcccccaggcacaggcagag GGGCACCGTCACAGTCCATCACCAGCCCCATCGCCCTTACGCCCCAGGAGGCTGCTCGTCCCCCGGGGGGAGCTGCCAGGACGCCCGgagtgcagcagcagccgcagccaGCCGGGAGTGCAGCACGCGG GCACGTGGTAGATGGCCGTCATCCCTCTCCATCCAGGGAGCCGGGGCGGCCAGCGAGCCGCAAGGGCAGCAGTGCTTCGGCGTCGGGGCTGAAGAAGCTCCTGTGCAGCCTGAGCCAAAGCACCAAGCAGCGCCTGGGCCGCTTCCGCTGCTACAGCATGGAGCAGCTCCCGGCCCCCAGCAGCGTCCCCCAGGATGGCCCCGGCGTGAAGAAGTCACCCTCCCTGCAGTCCCTGCAGCTG GTGTCACCCTTCTGCCAGCCCCAAAAAGCTGCCTCTGTCCAGAGCCTGCACCCCCTCCTGGGCAAGGCACCCCGCGCCAGCGCCtacctcctgccccagcctgcgGCCGACAG GAAGGGGGGCTCGGGGCCGCGGCGCTCGCTGAGTGTGGAGGACATCGGGGCGCCTGGGCGGCTGCACGCGGTGGGGCGTGTGGTCGAGGTCTTCCCCGACGGCACcagccagctggagctgcagcgACCCCCCCATGGCGCCTTCGGGTTTTGTGTCACCTCCGGGCACGGCCGGCCTGACACAG GTGTCTACGTGCAGGAGATGGCGGACGCCGGCACGGCCAAGCTGTACGCGGGGCTGCTGGGCGTGGGGGACGAGATCCTGCAGGTCAACGGGGCGGCCGTctcggggctggggctggcccgCATCCgtgagctgctgctccaggcgGACACCCTGTCCCTCCGCGTGCTCAGGCACCGGCCGGCACGCCGGTAG
- the KIAA1614 gene encoding uncharacterized protein KIAA1614 homolog isoform X2: protein MARRLSSLALGCLGSVLLFCSLKSLHPLLQSIFLQKRAQCLEIALSLLLLTPAASQRFNPGCSSLPGWRQEPGCPCFGTSPVELSPAQWGQHLRGAFHASSPGRGAGVPLRDSTELQLKAAAGAGPGHPWPPQHPCCPPGTAPPAPPGHMEGGSPAETRRVPRPPRQHGQSGGRSPALPEPPDRPRGPHAVLESKVKALKEKRGSSRSGTPAAPPERPSPKKSRPRRGKPGADAAAVEPRAQLRTYLTDGLLDGGEPVAGGPPAPAPRTGTPGLWRVPSPRGDVPGGTELPRDKGSGSRGSASPHDRPPLEEEARTLPRDQEGPSVSPTVAEGWESLSLAERVERNRRLLQEVLGLAAPEVPASDGDWDSGVSLQDTEGCRAFVPGQELELSPRHEQAKQLLQRARMKARTNPLRASHDILLLPAATAIPHPREPGGRPSIAPRDGGSLSDSSSGDSSCGQPRRPRGPSPSRVRFEDESARDAEVRYLERLQLRHRRALGSALGSLEPARGRQPGDGAGQPKAQSGDLVAGGKCSACGSFLGAAGGQGTDTPVATTVAESSPAAQGSVPGDSGGPSAARLEPKTRALGPRGSPLWILPSRQHIHTEKIKETYIGDVTYIDEVDSALESTDTSDGCRTDSEEGGPHSPHLRGHRDPRLHGHRAPCAPPQLEARAGKGASAASGDPRAGDGGSGGATSRTGAVCPPLPGRAGSQEDGDPPQHPTGSKGVGNATRTPQQPSEPLDPSSQLGAGTPTSGIHLPAPPPTKKACSQVPCRKALFSSGSRRASSQGSRGPERDAGSAAPCQPGGTVGPGERRGPCSPRWLPGSPLRALSTNNCNNTHGPDPPGTGRGAPSQSITSPIALTPQEAARPPGGAARTPGVQQQPQPAGSAARGHVVDGRHPSPSREPGRPASRKGSSASASGLKKLLCSLSQSTKQRLGRFRCYSMEQLPAPSSVPQDGPGVKKSPSLQSLQLVSPFCQPQKAASVQSLHPLLGKAPRASAYLLPQPAADRKGGSGPRRSLSVEDIGAPGRLHAVGRVVEVFPDGTSQLELQRPPHGAFGFCVTSGHGRPDTGVYVQEMADAGTAKLYAGLLGVGDEILQVNGAAVSGLGLARIRELLLQADTLSLRVLRHRPARR from the exons ATGGCCAGGAGGCTGAGTAGCCTGGCTCTGGGTTGTCTGGGatctgtgcttttattttgctctctTAAATCTCTTCATCCTCTCTTGCAATCAATCTTCCTCCAGAAGAGAGCCCAGTGCCTTGAAATCGCTCTGAGCCTGTTGCTGCTCACACCAGCCGCTTCCCAGAGATTTAATCCCGGttgcagctccctgcctggctggcggcaggagcccggctgccctTGCTTTGGCACCTCACCGGTCGAGTTGTCCCCAGCTCAATGGGGACAACATCTCCGCGGTGCGTTTCACGcctccagcccaggcagaggagctggggtCCCTCTCCGGGACAGCACGGAG CTGCAGCTTAAAGCGGCAGCTGGAGCGGGACCGGGACACCCATGGCCCCCGCAGcacccctgctgccccccggggacggcacccccagcacccccag GACACATGGAGGGGGGCTCTCCTGCTGAGACACGGCGGGTGCCGCGGCCCCCCAGGCAGCACGGCCAGAGCGGCGGCCggagccctgccctgccggaGCCCCCTGATCGCCCCCGTGGCCCCCACGCCGTCCTGGAGAGCAAGGTGAAGGCACTGAAGGAGAAGCGGGGGAGCAGTCGGTCAGGgacccccgcagccccccctgAGCGCCCCTCACCCAAGAAGtcccggccgcggcgggggaAGCCGGGGGCAGATGCAGCGGCGGTGGAGCCACGGGCTCAGCTCCGCACCTACCTGACGGATGGGCTGCTGGATGGCGGGGAGCCCGTGGCCGgtggccccccagccccggcaccccGCACTGGTACCCCGGGGCTCTGGCGGGTGCCGTCACCCAGGGGAGATGTGCCAGGAGGCACTGAGCTCCCCCGGGACAAGGGCAGTGGGTCCCggggctctgcctccccccaTGACAGACCTCCCCTGGAAGAAGAGGCACGAACCCTGCCAAGGGACCAGGAGGGTCCCTCCGTGTCCCCCACCgtggcagagggctgggagagcCTCTCGCTGGCCGAACGGGTGGAGAGGAACCGgcggctgctgcaggaggtgctgggcCTCGCCGCTCCCG AGGTGCCAGCCAGTGACGGGGACTGGGACTCGGGGGTCTCGCTGCAGGACACCGAGGGCTGCAG GGCCTTTGTCCCCGGGCAGGAGCTCGAGCTGAGCCCGCGGCATGAGCAggccaagcagctgctgcaacGCGCCCGCATGAAGGCTCGGACGAACCCCCTGCGCGCCAGCCACgacatcctcctcctccccgcagCCACCGCCATCCCGCACCCCAG GGAGCCAGGCGGGAGGCCGAGCATCGCCCCGCGGGACGGCGGGAGCCTGAGCGACTCGTCGAGTGGGGACTCGAGCTGCGGGCAgccgcggcggccgcggggaCCATCCCCGTCCCGCGTCCGCTTCGAGGATGAGTCGGCCCGTGACGCCGAGGTGCGGTACCTGGAGCGGCTGCAGCTGCGGCACCGGCGGGCGCTGGGCTCGGCGCTGGGCTCGCTGGAGCCGgccaggggcaggcagccaggggaCGGGGCTGGACAGCCCAAAGCCCAGAGCGGCGACCTCGTGGCAGGCGGCAAGTGCAGCGCCTGCGGCTCCttcctgggtgctgctggcggCCAGGGCACAGACACACCGGTGGCCACCACTGTGGCCGAAAGCAGCCCTGCGGCACAAGGAAGCGTCCCAGGGGACAGCGGGGGGCCGAGTGCTGCCCGGCTGGAACCCAAAACCAGGGCTCTGGGCCCCCGGGGGTCCCCACTGTGGATCCTCCCCTCCCGGCAGCACATCCACACCGAGAAGATCAAGGAGACGTACATCGGGGACGTCACTTACATCGACGAGGTGGACTCAGCCCTGGAGAGCACCGACACCTCCGACGGCTGCCGGACAGACAGCGAGGAGGGaggaccccacagcccccacctGCGGGGGCACCGGGACCCCCGGCTTCACGGGCACAGggccccctgtgcccccccgcAGCTGGAGGCGAGGGCCGGGAAAGGGGCAAGTGCAGCCAGCGGTGACCCCCGTGCGGGGGATGGGGGCTCTGGTGGTGCCACGAGCCGGACGGGGGCTGTTTGCCCCCCACTGCCAGGGAGAGCCGGTAGCCAGGAGGACGGGGAtcccccccagcatcccacgGGAAGCAAGGGGGTGGGAAACGCCACTCGtaccccacagcagcccagtgAGCCCCTGGACCCCTCCTCGCAGCTGGGGGCCGGCACCCCCACGTCGGGCATCCacctccccgctccccctcccACCAAAAAGGCCTGCTCCCAGGTGCCTTGCAGGAAAGCCCTCTTCTCCAGTGGCAGCCGCCGGGCGTCGAGCCAAGGAAGCCGGGGCCCAGAGCGGGATGCTGGGAGCGCTGCGCCCTGCCAGCCCGGGGGCACGGTggggccgggggagcggcggggtccctgcagccccaggtgGCTCCCAGGGAGCCCCCTCCGTGCCTTGTCCACCAACAACTGCAACAACACCCACGGGCCAGACcccccaggcacaggcagag GGGCACCGTCACAGTCCATCACCAGCCCCATCGCCCTTACGCCCCAGGAGGCTGCTCGTCCCCCGGGGGGAGCTGCCAGGACGCCCGgagtgcagcagcagccgcagccaGCCGGGAGTGCAGCACGCGG GCACGTGGTAGATGGCCGTCATCCCTCTCCATCCAGGGAGCCGGGGCGGCCAGCGAGCCGCAAGGGCAGCAGTGCTTCGGCGTCGGGGCTGAAGAAGCTCCTGTGCAGCCTGAGCCAAAGCACCAAGCAGCGCCTGGGCCGCTTCCGCTGCTACAGCATGGAGCAGCTCCCGGCCCCCAGCAGCGTCCCCCAGGATGGCCCCGGCGTGAAGAAGTCACCCTCCCTGCAGTCCCTGCAGCTG GTGTCACCCTTCTGCCAGCCCCAAAAAGCTGCCTCTGTCCAGAGCCTGCACCCCCTCCTGGGCAAGGCACCCCGCGCCAGCGCCtacctcctgccccagcctgcgGCCGACAG GAAGGGGGGCTCGGGGCCGCGGCGCTCGCTGAGTGTGGAGGACATCGGGGCGCCTGGGCGGCTGCACGCGGTGGGGCGTGTGGTCGAGGTCTTCCCCGACGGCACcagccagctggagctgcagcgACCCCCCCATGGCGCCTTCGGGTTTTGTGTCACCTCCGGGCACGGCCGGCCTGACACAG GTGTCTACGTGCAGGAGATGGCGGACGCCGGCACGGCCAAGCTGTACGCGGGGCTGCTGGGCGTGGGGGACGAGATCCTGCAGGTCAACGGGGCGGCCGTctcggggctggggctggcccgCATCCgtgagctgctgctccaggcgGACACCCTGTCCCTCCGCGTGCTCAGGCACCGGCCGGCACGCCGGTAG
- the STX6 gene encoding syntaxin-6 isoform X3 produces the protein MSFCKTCMGTARCKDIQGRPHSWHSPKWSCHKLFLAELFWAAFTGPLLVPSANRSTAVVCNYRPLHHLAGEIPSKKTRTQLLPFSSEDRGSASISPGPGERGRGTGAASSPGAVRSGPGLQVWTLAAGGGLDPCASTPCRAPRFFWLRCKKYAVSPFQGWLSRCLCSSLGFIPLREQVPGSVSPSREQGAGLAVGRCLHTSDPRPTFGVVVPAPGVTAGAPCGTAPLLEGGPAAGITASHQTVFSHFSCVHLLFLLVVVPLPLTVNKRIAAVSRWAAAEITGRSRSDLARDTRVAWHEVAGEAPTGICQASPSWLLRHKR, from the exons ATGAGCTTCTGCAAAACATGCATGGGGACAGCAAGGTGTAAAGACATCCAGGGGAGACCTCATTCCTGGCACTCTCCTAAGTGGAGCTGTCACAAGCTCTTCCTGGCAGAGCTCTTTTGGGCAGCTTTCACTGGACCCCTTCTTGTTCCTTCAGCAAACAG atcGACGGCAGTGGTGTGCAATTATCGTCCTCTTCATCATCTTGCTGGTG AGATCCCCAGCAAGAAAACCCGCACCCAGCTCTTACCATTCTCCTCCGAGGACCGTGGCTCAGCCAGCATCTCACCTGGACCCGGGGAGAGGGGGCGGGGGACTggagctgcctcctcccccGGTGCAGTGCGATCTGGACCTGGGCTCCAGGTTTGGACCttggcagctggagggggactTGACCCCTGCGCTTCCACCCCGTGCAG AGCACCTCGCTTCTTTTGGTTACGCTGCAAGAAATACGCGGTGTCTCCTTTCCAAGGCTGGCTATCGCGGTGTCTGTGTAGCTCCTTGGGTTTCATACCTCTCCGAGAGCAGGTTCCCGGGAGCGTGAGTCcgagcagggagcagggagcagggctcgCTGTTGGCCGGTGTTTGCACACCTCTGATCCCCGTCCTACTTTCGGCGTGGTTGTGCCTGCTCCGGGAGTGACTGCTGGCGCTCCGTGCGGGACCGCTCCTTTGTTAGAGGGCGGCCCAGCTGCTGGCATCACCGCAAGCCACCAGACTGTCTTCAGTCACTTTTCTTGTgtacatttgctttttctgttggtgGTGGTGCCCCTCCCTTTAACAGTGAATAAACGCATTGCTGCTGTGTCACGCTGGGCAGCGGCAGAGATCACGGGTCGTTCGCGCAGTGACCTGGCTCGGGACACGCGGGTGGCCTGGCACGAGGTAGCAGGAGAAGCTCCCACCGGCATCTGCCAGGCATCACCCTCCTGGCTTTTAAGGCATAAGCGGTAG
- the KIAA1614 gene encoding uncharacterized protein KIAA1614 homolog isoform X3, with product MEGGSPAETRRVPRPPRQHGQSGGRSPALPEPPDRPRGPHAVLESKVKALKEKRGSSRSGTPAAPPERPSPKKSRPRRGKPGADAAAVEPRAQLRTYLTDGLLDGGEPVAGGPPAPAPRTGTPGLWRVPSPRGDVPGGTELPRDKGSGSRGSASPHDRPPLEEEARTLPRDQEGPSVSPTVAEGWESLSLAERVERNRRLLQEVLGLAAPEVPASDGDWDSGVSLQDTEGCRAFVPGQELELSPRHEQAKQLLQRARMKARTNPLRASHDILLLPAATAIPHPREPGGRPSIAPRDGGSLSDSSSGDSSCGQPRRPRGPSPSRVRFEDESARDAEVRYLERLQLRHRRALGSALGSLEPARGRQPGDGAGQPKAQSGDLVAGGKCSACGSFLGAAGGQGTDTPVATTVAESSPAAQGSVPGDSGGPSAARLEPKTRALGPRGSPLWILPSRQHIHTEKIKETYIGDVTYIDEVDSALESTDTSDGCRTDSEEGGPHSPHLRGHRDPRLHGHRAPCAPPQLEARAGKGASAASGDPRAGDGGSGGATSRTGAVCPPLPGRAGSQEDGDPPQHPTGSKGVGNATRTPQQPSEPLDPSSQLGAGTPTSGIHLPAPPPTKKACSQVPCRKALFSSGSRRASSQGSRGPERDAGSAAPCQPGGTVGPGERRGPCSPRWLPGSPLRALSTNNCNNTHGPDPPGTGRGAPSQSITSPIALTPQEAARPPGGAARTPGVQQQPQPAGSAARGHVVDGRHPSPSREPGRPASRKGSSASASGLKKLLCSLSQSTKQRLGRFRCYSMEQLPAPSSVPQDGPGVKKSPSLQSLQLVSPFCQPQKAASVQSLHPLLGKAPRASAYLLPQPAADRKGGSGPRRSLSVEDIGAPGRLHAVGRVVEVFPDGTSQLELQRPPHGAFGFCVTSGHGRPDTGVYVQEMADAGTAKLYAGLLGVGDEILQVNGAAVSGLGLARIRELLLQADTLSLRVLRHRPARR from the exons ATGGAGGGGGGCTCTCCTGCTGAGACACGGCGGGTGCCGCGGCCCCCCAGGCAGCACGGCCAGAGCGGCGGCCggagccctgccctgccggaGCCCCCTGATCGCCCCCGTGGCCCCCACGCCGTCCTGGAGAGCAAGGTGAAGGCACTGAAGGAGAAGCGGGGGAGCAGTCGGTCAGGgacccccgcagccccccctgAGCGCCCCTCACCCAAGAAGtcccggccgcggcgggggaAGCCGGGGGCAGATGCAGCGGCGGTGGAGCCACGGGCTCAGCTCCGCACCTACCTGACGGATGGGCTGCTGGATGGCGGGGAGCCCGTGGCCGgtggccccccagccccggcaccccGCACTGGTACCCCGGGGCTCTGGCGGGTGCCGTCACCCAGGGGAGATGTGCCAGGAGGCACTGAGCTCCCCCGGGACAAGGGCAGTGGGTCCCggggctctgcctccccccaTGACAGACCTCCCCTGGAAGAAGAGGCACGAACCCTGCCAAGGGACCAGGAGGGTCCCTCCGTGTCCCCCACCgtggcagagggctgggagagcCTCTCGCTGGCCGAACGGGTGGAGAGGAACCGgcggctgctgcaggaggtgctgggcCTCGCCGCTCCCG AGGTGCCAGCCAGTGACGGGGACTGGGACTCGGGGGTCTCGCTGCAGGACACCGAGGGCTGCAG GGCCTTTGTCCCCGGGCAGGAGCTCGAGCTGAGCCCGCGGCATGAGCAggccaagcagctgctgcaacGCGCCCGCATGAAGGCTCGGACGAACCCCCTGCGCGCCAGCCACgacatcctcctcctccccgcagCCACCGCCATCCCGCACCCCAG GGAGCCAGGCGGGAGGCCGAGCATCGCCCCGCGGGACGGCGGGAGCCTGAGCGACTCGTCGAGTGGGGACTCGAGCTGCGGGCAgccgcggcggccgcggggaCCATCCCCGTCCCGCGTCCGCTTCGAGGATGAGTCGGCCCGTGACGCCGAGGTGCGGTACCTGGAGCGGCTGCAGCTGCGGCACCGGCGGGCGCTGGGCTCGGCGCTGGGCTCGCTGGAGCCGgccaggggcaggcagccaggggaCGGGGCTGGACAGCCCAAAGCCCAGAGCGGCGACCTCGTGGCAGGCGGCAAGTGCAGCGCCTGCGGCTCCttcctgggtgctgctggcggCCAGGGCACAGACACACCGGTGGCCACCACTGTGGCCGAAAGCAGCCCTGCGGCACAAGGAAGCGTCCCAGGGGACAGCGGGGGGCCGAGTGCTGCCCGGCTGGAACCCAAAACCAGGGCTCTGGGCCCCCGGGGGTCCCCACTGTGGATCCTCCCCTCCCGGCAGCACATCCACACCGAGAAGATCAAGGAGACGTACATCGGGGACGTCACTTACATCGACGAGGTGGACTCAGCCCTGGAGAGCACCGACACCTCCGACGGCTGCCGGACAGACAGCGAGGAGGGaggaccccacagcccccacctGCGGGGGCACCGGGACCCCCGGCTTCACGGGCACAGggccccctgtgcccccccgcAGCTGGAGGCGAGGGCCGGGAAAGGGGCAAGTGCAGCCAGCGGTGACCCCCGTGCGGGGGATGGGGGCTCTGGTGGTGCCACGAGCCGGACGGGGGCTGTTTGCCCCCCACTGCCAGGGAGAGCCGGTAGCCAGGAGGACGGGGAtcccccccagcatcccacgGGAAGCAAGGGGGTGGGAAACGCCACTCGtaccccacagcagcccagtgAGCCCCTGGACCCCTCCTCGCAGCTGGGGGCCGGCACCCCCACGTCGGGCATCCacctccccgctccccctcccACCAAAAAGGCCTGCTCCCAGGTGCCTTGCAGGAAAGCCCTCTTCTCCAGTGGCAGCCGCCGGGCGTCGAGCCAAGGAAGCCGGGGCCCAGAGCGGGATGCTGGGAGCGCTGCGCCCTGCCAGCCCGGGGGCACGGTggggccgggggagcggcggggtccctgcagccccaggtgGCTCCCAGGGAGCCCCCTCCGTGCCTTGTCCACCAACAACTGCAACAACACCCACGGGCCAGACcccccaggcacaggcagag GGGCACCGTCACAGTCCATCACCAGCCCCATCGCCCTTACGCCCCAGGAGGCTGCTCGTCCCCCGGGGGGAGCTGCCAGGACGCCCGgagtgcagcagcagccgcagccaGCCGGGAGTGCAGCACGCGG GCACGTGGTAGATGGCCGTCATCCCTCTCCATCCAGGGAGCCGGGGCGGCCAGCGAGCCGCAAGGGCAGCAGTGCTTCGGCGTCGGGGCTGAAGAAGCTCCTGTGCAGCCTGAGCCAAAGCACCAAGCAGCGCCTGGGCCGCTTCCGCTGCTACAGCATGGAGCAGCTCCCGGCCCCCAGCAGCGTCCCCCAGGATGGCCCCGGCGTGAAGAAGTCACCCTCCCTGCAGTCCCTGCAGCTG GTGTCACCCTTCTGCCAGCCCCAAAAAGCTGCCTCTGTCCAGAGCCTGCACCCCCTCCTGGGCAAGGCACCCCGCGCCAGCGCCtacctcctgccccagcctgcgGCCGACAG GAAGGGGGGCTCGGGGCCGCGGCGCTCGCTGAGTGTGGAGGACATCGGGGCGCCTGGGCGGCTGCACGCGGTGGGGCGTGTGGTCGAGGTCTTCCCCGACGGCACcagccagctggagctgcagcgACCCCCCCATGGCGCCTTCGGGTTTTGTGTCACCTCCGGGCACGGCCGGCCTGACACAG GTGTCTACGTGCAGGAGATGGCGGACGCCGGCACGGCCAAGCTGTACGCGGGGCTGCTGGGCGTGGGGGACGAGATCCTGCAGGTCAACGGGGCGGCCGTctcggggctggggctggcccgCATCCgtgagctgctgctccaggcgGACACCCTGTCCCTCCGCGTGCTCAGGCACCGGCCGGCACGCCGGTAG